A single region of the Triplophysa dalaica isolate WHDGS20190420 chromosome 15, ASM1584641v1, whole genome shotgun sequence genome encodes:
- the kcnh1a gene encoding potassium voltage-gated channel subfamily H member 1a isoform X2, whose amino-acid sequence MAGGRRGLVAPQNTFLENIVRRSNDTNFVLGNAQIVDWPIVYSNDGFCKLSGYHRAEVMQKSSTCSFMYGELTDKDTSEKVQLTFENYEMNSFEILMYKKNRTPVWFFVKIAPIRNEQEKVVLFLCTFSDITAFKQPIEDDSSKGWGKFARLTRALTSSRGVLQQLQPTVHKGENVHKHSRLAEVLQLGSDILPQYKQETPKTPPHIILHYCAFKTTWDWVILILTFYTAIMVPYNVSFKTKQNNVTWLVVDSIVDVIFLVDIVLNFHTTFVGPAGEVISDPKLIRMNYLKTWFVIDLLSCLPYDVINAFENVDEGISSLFSSLKVVRLLRLGRVARKLDHYIEYGAAVLVLLVCVFGLAAHWLACIWYSIGDYEVIDEDHNTVRTDSWLYMLGESMGMPYRFNFSGTGRWEGGPTKDSVYITSLYFTMTSLTSIGFGNIAPTTDGEKIFAVAMMMIGSLLYATIFGNVTTIFQQMYANTNRYHEMINSVRDFLKLYQVPKGLSERVMDYIASTWSMSHGIDTEKVLQICPKDMRADICVHLNRKVFKEHPAFRLASDGCLRALAMEFQTIHCAPGDLIYHAGESVDSLCFVVSGSLEVIQDDEVVAILGKGDVFGDVFWKEVTLAQACANVRALTYCDLHVIKRDALQKVLEFYTAFSNHFSRNLLLTYNLRKRLVFRKISDVKREEEERLRRKNEAPLNLPPDHPVRRLFQRFRQQKEARLAAGQSISHDPDLEKGHIHNEVISQDVVTTTSIVTVTESPATPIPSHPHKKLTLGPFDQAKLSAPVPNVPRSSEPRARGWARFRESVAKPEGWGNVPKAESMETLPERSSSSKSCETNGLKKTDSCDSGITKSDLRLDEGGARTPVDRSPVQPDGKAPPIPLIPIIPEHTLHASLLELRGELKEELSALSNRMVALETQVAEVLRLLRSRKSTTSPISLFQVSRPTSPDTDKEDIFP is encoded by the exons ACACAAACTTTGTGCTGGGGAACGCTCAGATCGTAGACTGGCCCATCGTTTACAGCAATGATGGCTTTTGTAAGCTGTCCGGCTACCATCGCGCAGAGGTCATGCAGAAGAGCAGCACTTGCAg CTTTATGTACGGAGAACTCACGGATAAAGATACGAGTGAGAAAGTTCAGCTGACTTTCGAGAACTATGAGATGAATTCGTTTGAAATCTTGATGTACAAGAAAAACC GAACACCTGTAtggttttttgtaaaaattgcaCCTATTCGGAACGAACAAGAGAAGGTCGTACTCTTCCTGTGTACATTTAGTGACATAACCGCATTCAAACAGCCCATCGAGGACGACTCTTCAAAAG GCTGGGGGAAGTTTGCCCGCTTGACCAGGGCCCTAACAAGCAGTAGAGGGGTCTTACAGCAACTGCAGCCCACGGTACACAAAGGAGAGAATGTGCACAAACACTCGCGCCTTGCAGAG gtTCTTCAGCTGGGCTCAGATATTCTCCCTCAGTACAAACAAGAGACGCCCAAGACCCCCCCTCACATCATCCTGCACTACTGTGCCTTTAAGACCACCTGGGACTGGGTCATCCTCATTCTCACCTTCTACACCGCCATCATGGTCCCCTACAACGTCTCGTTCAAAACCAAGCAGAACAACGTCACCTGGCTGGTTGTGGACAGCATTGTGGATGTAATCTTTTTAGTAGACATTGTGCTGAATTTTCATACCACTTTCGTGGGCCCGGCCGGGGAAGTGATATCAGACCCGAAACTCATTCGTATGAATTACTTGAAAACCTGGTTTGTGATTGACCTGTTGTCTTGTCTGCCTTATGATGTCATCAACGCCTTCGAGAATGTGGATGAG gGTATCAGTAGTTTATTTAGTTCGCTGAAGGTGGTCCGGCTGTTGCGTCTGGGCCGGGTGGCTCGTAAACTAGATCACTACATTGAATATGGTGCGGCTGTCCTGGTTCTtctggtttgtgtgtttgggcTGGCCGCCCATTGGCTGGCCTGCATATGGTACAGCATTGGAGACTATGAGGTTATTGATGAGGATCATAACACAGTACGTACAGACAGCTGGCTTTACATGCTCGGCGAGTCCATGGGGATGCCCTACCGGTTTAATTTCAGCGGGACAGGAAGATGGGAAGGCGGACCCACGAAAGATTCGGTCTACATCACATCTCTGTACTTCACCATGACCAGCCTTACCAGTATTGGCTTTGGAAACATCGCCCCAACCACAGATGGAGAGAAGATCTTTGCGGTGGCCATGATGATGATTGGGT CTCTCCTCTACGCCACCATCTTCGGTAATGTGACTACTATTTTCCAGCAGATGTACGCCAACACGAACCGATATCATGAGATGATCAACAGTGTGCGGGACTTCCTAAAGCTCTACCAGGTGCCCAAAGGCCTGAGCGAGAGGGTTATGGATTACATCGCCTCCACCTGGTCTATGTCCCACGGTATCGACACTGAGAAG GTGTTGCAGATTTGCCCAAAAGACATGCGTGCCGatatctgtgttcatctgaacaggAAGGTTTTCAAAGAACATCCTGCTTTCCGATTGGCCAGTGACGGCTGTTTGCGAGCTCTGGCCATGGAGTTCCAGACCATCCACTGCGCTCCAGGCGATCTTATTTATCACGCTGGCGAGAGTGTGGACAGCCTCTGTTTTGTGGTGTCAGGGTCACTGGAGGTCATCCAAGACGACGAGGTGGTCGCCATTCTGG GTAAAGGCGATGTGTTTGGGGACGTTTTCTGGAAGGAGGTGACACTAGCTCAGGCGTGCGCTAACGTGAGAGCGCTAACATACTGCGACCTGCACGTGATCAAACGGGACGCGCTTCAGAAAGTTCTGGAGTTCTACACCGCCTTCTCCAACCACTTCTCACGAAACCTGTTGCTTACATACAACCTGCGCAAACGG CTTGTGTTCAGAAAGATCAGTGATGTGAAACGTGAGGAAGAGGAGAGGCTTAGGAGGAAGAACGAGGCCCCACTGAACCTCCCTCCCGATCATCCCGTCCGCCGTCTGTTCCAGCGATTCCGCCAACAAAAAGAAGCTCGACTCGCTGCTGGGCAGTCCATTTCCCATGACCCTGATCTCGAGAAGGGTCACATCCACAATGAAGTCATCAGTCAGGATGTAGTCACCACCACAAGCATCGTCACGGTAACGGAGAGTCCAGCCACGCCCATCCCTTCACACCCCCACAAAAAACTCACCCTGGGTCCGTTCGACCAGGCAAAGCTCAGTGCCCCCGTCCCAAATGTCCCCCGGTCGTCAGAGCCGCGCGCCCGGGGATGGGCCAGATTCAGGGAGAGCGTGGCTAAGCCGGAAGGATGGGGAAACGTTCCTAAAGCGGAATCTATGGAAACGCTCCCTGAACGGAGCAGCTCCAGTAAGTCTTGTGAGACTAACGGCCTCAAGAAGACGGATTCCTGTGACAGTGGCATCACCAAAAGCGACCTCCGCCTGGATGAGGGCGGAGCTCGCACCCCTGTAGACCGCAGCCCGGTCCAGCCAGATGGAAAAGCTCCCCCGATCCCCTTAATCCCTATTATTCCCGAACATACGCTCCACGCGTCGCTCCTGGAACTCCGTGGTGAACTAAAAGAGGAGCTGTCGGCGCTCAGTAACCGCATGGTTGCCTTGGAGACACAGGTCGCCGAGGTGTTAAGGTTGCTACGGAGCAGAAAGTCTACGACCTCTCCCATCTCGCTCTTCCAGGTATCACGACCCACATCACCAGACACAGACAAGGAGGACATCTTTCCAtaa
- the kcnh1a gene encoding potassium voltage-gated channel subfamily H member 1a isoform X1, protein MAGGRRGLVAPQNTFLENIVRRSNVWTLSHRHTDTNFVLGNAQIVDWPIVYSNDGFCKLSGYHRAEVMQKSSTCSFMYGELTDKDTSEKVQLTFENYEMNSFEILMYKKNRTPVWFFVKIAPIRNEQEKVVLFLCTFSDITAFKQPIEDDSSKGWGKFARLTRALTSSRGVLQQLQPTVHKGENVHKHSRLAEVLQLGSDILPQYKQETPKTPPHIILHYCAFKTTWDWVILILTFYTAIMVPYNVSFKTKQNNVTWLVVDSIVDVIFLVDIVLNFHTTFVGPAGEVISDPKLIRMNYLKTWFVIDLLSCLPYDVINAFENVDEGISSLFSSLKVVRLLRLGRVARKLDHYIEYGAAVLVLLVCVFGLAAHWLACIWYSIGDYEVIDEDHNTVRTDSWLYMLGESMGMPYRFNFSGTGRWEGGPTKDSVYITSLYFTMTSLTSIGFGNIAPTTDGEKIFAVAMMMIGSLLYATIFGNVTTIFQQMYANTNRYHEMINSVRDFLKLYQVPKGLSERVMDYIASTWSMSHGIDTEKVLQICPKDMRADICVHLNRKVFKEHPAFRLASDGCLRALAMEFQTIHCAPGDLIYHAGESVDSLCFVVSGSLEVIQDDEVVAILGKGDVFGDVFWKEVTLAQACANVRALTYCDLHVIKRDALQKVLEFYTAFSNHFSRNLLLTYNLRKRLVFRKISDVKREEEERLRRKNEAPLNLPPDHPVRRLFQRFRQQKEARLAAGQSISHDPDLEKGHIHNEVISQDVVTTTSIVTVTESPATPIPSHPHKKLTLGPFDQAKLSAPVPNVPRSSEPRARGWARFRESVAKPEGWGNVPKAESMETLPERSSSSKSCETNGLKKTDSCDSGITKSDLRLDEGGARTPVDRSPVQPDGKAPPIPLIPIIPEHTLHASLLELRGELKEELSALSNRMVALETQVAEVLRLLRSRKSTTSPISLFQVSRPTSPDTDKEDIFP, encoded by the exons TTTGGACATTATCACATAGACACACAG ACACAAACTTTGTGCTGGGGAACGCTCAGATCGTAGACTGGCCCATCGTTTACAGCAATGATGGCTTTTGTAAGCTGTCCGGCTACCATCGCGCAGAGGTCATGCAGAAGAGCAGCACTTGCAg CTTTATGTACGGAGAACTCACGGATAAAGATACGAGTGAGAAAGTTCAGCTGACTTTCGAGAACTATGAGATGAATTCGTTTGAAATCTTGATGTACAAGAAAAACC GAACACCTGTAtggttttttgtaaaaattgcaCCTATTCGGAACGAACAAGAGAAGGTCGTACTCTTCCTGTGTACATTTAGTGACATAACCGCATTCAAACAGCCCATCGAGGACGACTCTTCAAAAG GCTGGGGGAAGTTTGCCCGCTTGACCAGGGCCCTAACAAGCAGTAGAGGGGTCTTACAGCAACTGCAGCCCACGGTACACAAAGGAGAGAATGTGCACAAACACTCGCGCCTTGCAGAG gtTCTTCAGCTGGGCTCAGATATTCTCCCTCAGTACAAACAAGAGACGCCCAAGACCCCCCCTCACATCATCCTGCACTACTGTGCCTTTAAGACCACCTGGGACTGGGTCATCCTCATTCTCACCTTCTACACCGCCATCATGGTCCCCTACAACGTCTCGTTCAAAACCAAGCAGAACAACGTCACCTGGCTGGTTGTGGACAGCATTGTGGATGTAATCTTTTTAGTAGACATTGTGCTGAATTTTCATACCACTTTCGTGGGCCCGGCCGGGGAAGTGATATCAGACCCGAAACTCATTCGTATGAATTACTTGAAAACCTGGTTTGTGATTGACCTGTTGTCTTGTCTGCCTTATGATGTCATCAACGCCTTCGAGAATGTGGATGAG gGTATCAGTAGTTTATTTAGTTCGCTGAAGGTGGTCCGGCTGTTGCGTCTGGGCCGGGTGGCTCGTAAACTAGATCACTACATTGAATATGGTGCGGCTGTCCTGGTTCTtctggtttgtgtgtttgggcTGGCCGCCCATTGGCTGGCCTGCATATGGTACAGCATTGGAGACTATGAGGTTATTGATGAGGATCATAACACAGTACGTACAGACAGCTGGCTTTACATGCTCGGCGAGTCCATGGGGATGCCCTACCGGTTTAATTTCAGCGGGACAGGAAGATGGGAAGGCGGACCCACGAAAGATTCGGTCTACATCACATCTCTGTACTTCACCATGACCAGCCTTACCAGTATTGGCTTTGGAAACATCGCCCCAACCACAGATGGAGAGAAGATCTTTGCGGTGGCCATGATGATGATTGGGT CTCTCCTCTACGCCACCATCTTCGGTAATGTGACTACTATTTTCCAGCAGATGTACGCCAACACGAACCGATATCATGAGATGATCAACAGTGTGCGGGACTTCCTAAAGCTCTACCAGGTGCCCAAAGGCCTGAGCGAGAGGGTTATGGATTACATCGCCTCCACCTGGTCTATGTCCCACGGTATCGACACTGAGAAG GTGTTGCAGATTTGCCCAAAAGACATGCGTGCCGatatctgtgttcatctgaacaggAAGGTTTTCAAAGAACATCCTGCTTTCCGATTGGCCAGTGACGGCTGTTTGCGAGCTCTGGCCATGGAGTTCCAGACCATCCACTGCGCTCCAGGCGATCTTATTTATCACGCTGGCGAGAGTGTGGACAGCCTCTGTTTTGTGGTGTCAGGGTCACTGGAGGTCATCCAAGACGACGAGGTGGTCGCCATTCTGG GTAAAGGCGATGTGTTTGGGGACGTTTTCTGGAAGGAGGTGACACTAGCTCAGGCGTGCGCTAACGTGAGAGCGCTAACATACTGCGACCTGCACGTGATCAAACGGGACGCGCTTCAGAAAGTTCTGGAGTTCTACACCGCCTTCTCCAACCACTTCTCACGAAACCTGTTGCTTACATACAACCTGCGCAAACGG CTTGTGTTCAGAAAGATCAGTGATGTGAAACGTGAGGAAGAGGAGAGGCTTAGGAGGAAGAACGAGGCCCCACTGAACCTCCCTCCCGATCATCCCGTCCGCCGTCTGTTCCAGCGATTCCGCCAACAAAAAGAAGCTCGACTCGCTGCTGGGCAGTCCATTTCCCATGACCCTGATCTCGAGAAGGGTCACATCCACAATGAAGTCATCAGTCAGGATGTAGTCACCACCACAAGCATCGTCACGGTAACGGAGAGTCCAGCCACGCCCATCCCTTCACACCCCCACAAAAAACTCACCCTGGGTCCGTTCGACCAGGCAAAGCTCAGTGCCCCCGTCCCAAATGTCCCCCGGTCGTCAGAGCCGCGCGCCCGGGGATGGGCCAGATTCAGGGAGAGCGTGGCTAAGCCGGAAGGATGGGGAAACGTTCCTAAAGCGGAATCTATGGAAACGCTCCCTGAACGGAGCAGCTCCAGTAAGTCTTGTGAGACTAACGGCCTCAAGAAGACGGATTCCTGTGACAGTGGCATCACCAAAAGCGACCTCCGCCTGGATGAGGGCGGAGCTCGCACCCCTGTAGACCGCAGCCCGGTCCAGCCAGATGGAAAAGCTCCCCCGATCCCCTTAATCCCTATTATTCCCGAACATACGCTCCACGCGTCGCTCCTGGAACTCCGTGGTGAACTAAAAGAGGAGCTGTCGGCGCTCAGTAACCGCATGGTTGCCTTGGAGACACAGGTCGCCGAGGTGTTAAGGTTGCTACGGAGCAGAAAGTCTACGACCTCTCCCATCTCGCTCTTCCAGGTATCACGACCCACATCACCAGACACAGACAAGGAGGACATCTTTCCAtaa